One window of Quercus robur chromosome 12, dhQueRobu3.1, whole genome shotgun sequence genomic DNA carries:
- the LOC126708035 gene encoding leucine--tRNA ligase, cytoplasmic isoform X3 → MPIKASADKLAREIQQFGDPPNFPHESEEEIDTVQEAEEANAGAPPDKFKGKKSKAASKSGGQKFQWEIMRSFGLSDNEISKFQNPYNWLTYFPPLAKEDLIAFGLGCDWRRSFITTDMNPFYDSFVRWQMRKLKSLGKIVKDVRYTIFSPLDGQPCADHDRASGEGVQPQEYTIIKMELVSPFPPKLGVLEGRRVFLAAATLRPETMYGQTNAWVLPDGKYGAYEINDTDVFILTQRAALNLAYQKYSRIPEKPTCLVELTGYDLIGLPLRSPLSFNEIIYALPMLTILTDKGTGIVTSVPSDAPDDYMALHDLKSKPALRAKYGVKDEWVLPFEIIPIINIPEFGDRAAEKVCMDLKIKSQNEKEKLADAKKLTYLKGFTEGTMLVGEFTGRKVQEAKAFIRSKLLEMGLAIMYSEPEKRVVSRSGDDCVVALTDQWYLTYGEEEWRKLAEECLSNMNLYSEETRHGFEHTLSWLNQWACSRSFGLGTRIPWDEQFLVESLSDSTIYMAYYTVAHLLQNGDIYGSSRSSIKPEQLTDEVWDFIFCGGAYPKSSDISSSILNKMKQEFEYWYPFDLRVSGKDLIQNHLTFSIYNHTAIMSKKHWPRGFRCNGHIMLNSEKMSKSTGNFRTLRQAIEEFSADATRFSLADAGDGVDDANFVFETANAAILRLTKEISWMEEVLAAESSLRTGPPSTYADRVFANDINIAVKMTEQNYRDYMFREALKTGFYDLQAARDEYRFSCGAGGMNRDLVWHFMDVQTRLITPICPHYGEYVWRILLNKNGFVVKAGWPVADSPDLTLKIANKYLQDSIVLMRKLLQKQILGSKKANKKGAPVTTLSEDNRLAGLIYVNEQFDGWKAECLRILQSKFDSKTHTFAPDGEIMEALKNSSIGQAANFKQTQKLCMPFLRFKKDEAVTLGAQALELRLPFGEIEVLQENLDLIRRQIGLEEVEILSATDPDALAKAGTLVSLLNQNPPSPGNPTAIFLTRS, encoded by the exons CTATTTTCCTCCATTGGCAAAGGAAGACCTTATAGCTTTTGGCTTGGGTTGTGATTGGAGACGCTCCTTTATCACTACAGATATGAACCCGTTTTATGATTCCTTTGTGAGATGGCAGATGAGGAAGTTGAAATCCTTGGGGAAGATTGTGAAAGATGTCAGATACACAATATTTTCTCCTCTAGATGGCCAGCCATGTGCAGATCATGATAGGGCAAGTGGTGAAGGAGTTCAGCCTCAAGAGTACACTATCATCAAGATGGAGTTGGTATCACCTTTTCCCCCAAAACTAGGAGTGCTGGAGGGGAGAAGAGTTTTCTTGGCAGCTGCGACTTTGAGGCCAGAGACCATGTATGGGCAAACAAATGCATGGGTATTGCCTGACGGGAAGTATGGAGCCTATGAAATTAATGACACTGATGTCTTTATTCTCACACAAAGAGCTGCCCTTAACCTTGCCTATCAGAAGTACTCTAGAATCCCAGAGAAACCTACATGCTTGGTTGAGCTGACTGGTTATGATTTGATTGGCCTCCCATTAAGGTCCCCTCTTTCATTCAATGAGATCATATATGCTCTTCCCATGCTGACCATCTTAACAGACAAAGGTACTGGTATTGTCACTAGTGTGCCTAGTGATGCACCTGATGATTACATGGCCTTGCATGATTTAAAATCAAAACCAGCTCTTAGGGCAAAGTATGGTGTGAAGGATGAATGGGTATTGCCCTTTGAAATTATTCCCATCATCAACATTCCAGAATTTGGAGACAGGGCTGCAGAAAAGGTATGCATGGACTTGAAAATCAAAAGCCAGAATGAGAAGGAGAAGCTTGCTGATGCCAAGAAGTTGACATACTTGAAAGGATTTACTGAGGGAACAATGCTTGTTGGTGAATTTACAGGGAGGAAAGTCCAGGAAGCAAAGGCATTCATCAGGAGTAAGCTCTTAGAGATGGGCCTTGCAATTATGTATAGTGAACCTGAGAAGCGGGTGGTATCAAGGTCTGGCGATGATTGTGTTGTGGCACTTACAGATCAATGGTATCTCACATATGGGGAAGAAGAATGGAGGAAGTTGGCTGAGGAGTGCCTGTCCAACATGAATCTTTATTCTGAAGAGACCCGACATGGCTTTGAGCACACTCTGAGCTGGCTGAATCAGTGGGCTTGTTCACGATCGTTTGGGCTTGGGACTCGCATTCCCTGGGATGAACAATTTCTTGTTGAGTCATTGTCTGATTCCACCATTTACATGGCTTATTACACTGTTGCCCACCTGTTACAGAATGGGGACATATATGGATCCAGCAGATCTTCTATAAAGCCTGAACAATTGACTGATGAGGTTTGGGATTTTATTTTCTGTGGTGGCGCATACCCGAAATCCTCTGATATCTCTTCATCGATACTTAATAAGATGAAGCAGGAGTTTGAATACTGGTACCCATTTGATCTTCGAGTGTCTGGTAAGGATCTCATCCAGAATCATCTGACCTTCTCCATCTACAACCACACAGCAATCATGTCCAAGAAGCACTGGCCTCGTGGGTTTAGATGCAACGGGCACATCATGCTCAATTCTGAAAAGATGTCCAAGTCTACAGGGAATTTCAGGACATTGCGCCAAGCAATTGAGGAATTTTCTGCTGATGCCACACGATTTTCATTGGCTGATGCTGGTGATGGTGTTGACGATGCAAATTTTGTATTTGAGACTGCAAATGCTGCCATCCTACGACTCACCAAAGAAATCTCATGGATGGAAGAAGTTCTGGCAGCAGAGTCTTCTTTGAGGACAGGCCCCCCGTCTACTTATGCTGATCGGGTGTTTGCAAATGATATAAACATTGCTGTCAAAATGACCGAGCAGAATTACCGGGACTACATGTTTCGAGAAGCTCTGAAGACTGGCTTTTATGATCTTCAAGCTGCAAGGGATGAGTACAGGTTCTCATGTGGTGCTGGGGGCATGAACCGTGATTTGGTGTGGCATTTTATGGATGTGCAGACTCGGCTTATCACTCCAATCTGTCCTCACTATGGAGAGTATGTTTGGAGGATCCTTTTGAACAAGAATGGGTTTGTTGTGAAGGCTGGATGGCCTGTAGCTGATTCTCCAGATCTAACCCTCAAGATTGCCAACAAGTATCTCCAAGACTCAATTGTTTTGATGAGGAAACTGCTTCAGAAACAAATATTAGGTTCAAAGAAAGCCAATAAGAAGGGCGCTCCAGTCACTACACTGAGTGAAGACAACAGGCTAGCAGGTTTGATATATGTGAATGAGCAATTTGACGGATGGAAAGCAGAATGCTTGAGGATATTGCAAAGTAAGTTTGACAGTAAGACTCACACTTTTGCTCCAGATGGGGAGATAATGGAGGCATTGAAGAATAGTTCTATTGGTCAGGCTGCAAATTTCAAGCAAACCCAAAAGTTGTGTATGCCTTTCTTGAGGTTCAAGAAGGATGAGGCAGTCACTCTAGGGGCTCAGGCTTTGGAATTGAGGCTACCATTTGGAGAGATTGAGGTCCTTCAAGAGAACTTGGACTTGATTAGGAGACAAATTGGTCTTGAAGAGGTGGAGATTTTGTCTGCAACTGACCCCGATGCTCTTGCTAAAGCTGGTACCCTTGTTTCACTGCTAAATCAGAATCCTCCATCCCCTGGAAATCCAACTGCCATCTTCTTGACTAG GTCATAG
- the LOC126708035 gene encoding leucine--tRNA ligase, cytoplasmic isoform X2, protein MAGEGGKSFARRDRLLQIEHDVRKWWDEEDVFRAESCEKPPEPGEKFFGNFPYPYMNGYLHLGHAFSLSKLEFAAAYHRLRGANVLCPFAFHCTGMPIKASADKLAREIQQFGDPPNFPHESEEEIDTVQEAEEANAGAPPDKFKGKKSKAASKSGGQKFQWEIMRSFGLSDNEISKFQNPYNWLTYFPPLAKEDLIAFGLGCDWRRSFITTDMNPFYDSFVRWQMRKLKSLGKIVKDVRYTIFSPLDGQPCADHDRASGEGVQPQEYTIIKMELVSPFPPKLGVLEGRRVFLAAATLRPETMYGQTNAWVLPDGKYGAYEINDTDVFILTQRAALNLAYQKYSRIPEKPTCLVELTGYDLIGLPLRSPLSFNEIIYALPMLTILTDKGTGIVTSVPSDAPDDYMALHDLKSKPALRAKYGVKDEWVLPFEIIPIINIPEFGDRAAEKVCMDLKIKSQNEKEKLADAKKLTYLKGFTEGTMLVGEFTGRKVQEAKAFIRSKLLEMGLAIMYSEPEKRVVSRSGDDCVVALTDQWYLTYGEEEWRKLAEECLSNMNLYSEETRHGFEHTLSWLNQWACSRSFGLGTRIPWDEQFLVESLSDSTIYMAYYTVAHLLQNGDIYGSSRSSIKPEQLTDEVWDFIFCGGAYPKSSDISSSILNKMKQEFEYWYPFDLRVSGKDLIQNHLTFSIYNHTAIMSKKHWPRGFRCNGHIMLNSEKMSKSTGNFRTLRQAIEEFSADATRFSLADAGDGVDDANFVFETANAAILRLTKEISWMEEVLAAESSLRTGPPSTYADRVFANDINIAVKMTEQNYRDYMFREALKTGFYDLQAARDEYRFSCGAGGMNRDLVWHFMDVQTRLITPICPHYGEYVWRILLNKNGFVVKAGWPVADSPDLTLKIANKYLQDSIVLMRKLLQKQILGSKKANKKGAPVTTLSEDNRLAGLIYVNEQFDGWKAECLRILQSKFDSKTHTFAPDGEIMEALKNSSIGQAANFKQTQKLCMPFLRFKKDEAVTLGAQALELRLPFGEIEVLQENLDLIRRQIGLEEVEILSATDPDALAKAGTLVSLLNQNPPSPGNPTAIFLTRS, encoded by the exons ATGGCGGGTGAGGGTGGGAAAAGCTTTGCTAGGAGGGATCGTCTCCTACAAATTGAGCATGATGTTCGAAAGTGGTGGGACGAAGAAGATGTTTTCCGGGCTGAATCATGTGAAAAGCCCCCTGAACCGGGTGAGAAGTTCTTTGGCAACTTCCCTTATCCTTACATGAATGGGTATTTGCATCTTGGACACGCTTTCTCACTTTCAAAGCTGGAATTCGCTGCTGCTTATCATAGGCTGAGAGGTGCCAATGTGCTATGTCCGTTTGCTTTCCATTGCACCGGCATGCCCATTAAGGCCTCAGCTGATAAGCTTGCGCGGGAAATTCAACAATTTGGGGATCCACCAAATTTTCCCCATGAATCGGAGGAGGAAATAGACACTGTACAAGAAGCTGAGGAAGCAAATGCAGGTGCACCACCAGATAAGTTCAAGGGCAAGAAGTCCAAGGCTGCGTCAAAATCTGGTGGTCAGAAATTCCAGTGGGAGATCATGCGTAGTTTTGGCCTCTCTGATAATGAGAtatccaaattccaaaatcCATATAATTGGTTGACCTATTTTCCTCCATTGGCAAAGGAAGACCTTATAGCTTTTGGCTTGGGTTGTGATTGGAGACGCTCCTTTATCACTACAGATATGAACCCGTTTTATGATTCCTTTGTGAGATGGCAGATGAGGAAGTTGAAATCCTTGGGGAAGATTGTGAAAGATGTCAGATACACAATATTTTCTCCTCTAGATGGCCAGCCATGTGCAGATCATGATAGGGCAAGTGGTGAAGGAGTTCAGCCTCAAGAGTACACTATCATCAAGATGGAGTTGGTATCACCTTTTCCCCCAAAACTAGGAGTGCTGGAGGGGAGAAGAGTTTTCTTGGCAGCTGCGACTTTGAGGCCAGAGACCATGTATGGGCAAACAAATGCATGGGTATTGCCTGACGGGAAGTATGGAGCCTATGAAATTAATGACACTGATGTCTTTATTCTCACACAAAGAGCTGCCCTTAACCTTGCCTATCAGAAGTACTCTAGAATCCCAGAGAAACCTACATGCTTGGTTGAGCTGACTGGTTATGATTTGATTGGCCTCCCATTAAGGTCCCCTCTTTCATTCAATGAGATCATATATGCTCTTCCCATGCTGACCATCTTAACAGACAAAGGTACTGGTATTGTCACTAGTGTGCCTAGTGATGCACCTGATGATTACATGGCCTTGCATGATTTAAAATCAAAACCAGCTCTTAGGGCAAAGTATGGTGTGAAGGATGAATGGGTATTGCCCTTTGAAATTATTCCCATCATCAACATTCCAGAATTTGGAGACAGGGCTGCAGAAAAGGTATGCATGGACTTGAAAATCAAAAGCCAGAATGAGAAGGAGAAGCTTGCTGATGCCAAGAAGTTGACATACTTGAAAGGATTTACTGAGGGAACAATGCTTGTTGGTGAATTTACAGGGAGGAAAGTCCAGGAAGCAAAGGCATTCATCAGGAGTAAGCTCTTAGAGATGGGCCTTGCAATTATGTATAGTGAACCTGAGAAGCGGGTGGTATCAAGGTCTGGCGATGATTGTGTTGTGGCACTTACAGATCAATGGTATCTCACATATGGGGAAGAAGAATGGAGGAAGTTGGCTGAGGAGTGCCTGTCCAACATGAATCTTTATTCTGAAGAGACCCGACATGGCTTTGAGCACACTCTGAGCTGGCTGAATCAGTGGGCTTGTTCACGATCGTTTGGGCTTGGGACTCGCATTCCCTGGGATGAACAATTTCTTGTTGAGTCATTGTCTGATTCCACCATTTACATGGCTTATTACACTGTTGCCCACCTGTTACAGAATGGGGACATATATGGATCCAGCAGATCTTCTATAAAGCCTGAACAATTGACTGATGAGGTTTGGGATTTTATTTTCTGTGGTGGCGCATACCCGAAATCCTCTGATATCTCTTCATCGATACTTAATAAGATGAAGCAGGAGTTTGAATACTGGTACCCATTTGATCTTCGAGTGTCTGGTAAGGATCTCATCCAGAATCATCTGACCTTCTCCATCTACAACCACACAGCAATCATGTCCAAGAAGCACTGGCCTCGTGGGTTTAGATGCAACGGGCACATCATGCTCAATTCTGAAAAGATGTCCAAGTCTACAGGGAATTTCAGGACATTGCGCCAAGCAATTGAGGAATTTTCTGCTGATGCCACACGATTTTCATTGGCTGATGCTGGTGATGGTGTTGACGATGCAAATTTTGTATTTGAGACTGCAAATGCTGCCATCCTACGACTCACCAAAGAAATCTCATGGATGGAAGAAGTTCTGGCAGCAGAGTCTTCTTTGAGGACAGGCCCCCCGTCTACTTATGCTGATCGGGTGTTTGCAAATGATATAAACATTGCTGTCAAAATGACCGAGCAGAATTACCGGGACTACATGTTTCGAGAAGCTCTGAAGACTGGCTTTTATGATCTTCAAGCTGCAAGGGATGAGTACAGGTTCTCATGTGGTGCTGGGGGCATGAACCGTGATTTGGTGTGGCATTTTATGGATGTGCAGACTCGGCTTATCACTCCAATCTGTCCTCACTATGGAGAGTATGTTTGGAGGATCCTTTTGAACAAGAATGGGTTTGTTGTGAAGGCTGGATGGCCTGTAGCTGATTCTCCAGATCTAACCCTCAAGATTGCCAACAAGTATCTCCAAGACTCAATTGTTTTGATGAGGAAACTGCTTCAGAAACAAATATTAGGTTCAAAGAAAGCCAATAAGAAGGGCGCTCCAGTCACTACACTGAGTGAAGACAACAGGCTAGCAGGTTTGATATATGTGAATGAGCAATTTGACGGATGGAAAGCAGAATGCTTGAGGATATTGCAAAGTAAGTTTGACAGTAAGACTCACACTTTTGCTCCAGATGGGGAGATAATGGAGGCATTGAAGAATAGTTCTATTGGTCAGGCTGCAAATTTCAAGCAAACCCAAAAGTTGTGTATGCCTTTCTTGAGGTTCAAGAAGGATGAGGCAGTCACTCTAGGGGCTCAGGCTTTGGAATTGAGGCTACCATTTGGAGAGATTGAGGTCCTTCAAGAGAACTTGGACTTGATTAGGAGACAAATTGGTCTTGAAGAGGTGGAGATTTTGTCTGCAACTGACCCCGATGCTCTTGCTAAAGCTGGTACCCTTGTTTCACTGCTAAATCAGAATCCTCCATCCCCTGGAAATCCAACTGCCATCTTCTTGACTAG GTCATAG